A genomic stretch from Edaphobacter aggregans includes:
- a CDS encoding MlaE family ABC transporter permease has product MSFVSPEVFAKEKIAAVQEYSILSWRAVINIFSVPRYWADLYTQMDSIGVGSTPIVVLTGFFTGCVLALQSATSLQAFGSVSLTGNLVALSMVKELGPVLTGLMVSGRNASGMASEIGSMKVTEQIDAMRALGTDPVRKLITPRLYATIFMLFFLTILANTFGIAGGALVSIGLLGLNGSSYFHNSYRALAYGDVVQGLTKPLFSAFIIATVGCYFGMTTKGGTQGVGRSTTQAVVVSSVFIIIVDLIVTRAMIGIFGK; this is encoded by the coding sequence ATGTCCTTTGTCTCGCCAGAAGTCTTCGCCAAAGAGAAGATCGCCGCCGTGCAGGAGTACTCAATCCTGTCGTGGCGGGCTGTCATCAACATTTTTTCCGTTCCGCGCTACTGGGCTGATCTGTACACACAGATGGACTCAATCGGGGTCGGTTCGACACCAATCGTGGTGCTTACGGGCTTTTTTACGGGTTGCGTTCTCGCACTGCAGTCCGCGACGTCGTTGCAGGCGTTCGGCTCGGTCAGCCTGACTGGAAACCTCGTAGCGCTCTCGATGGTGAAGGAACTTGGCCCAGTGCTGACCGGTCTCATGGTCTCCGGGCGCAACGCGTCTGGGATGGCTTCGGAGATCGGTTCGATGAAGGTAACGGAGCAGATTGACGCGATGCGCGCCCTGGGTACAGACCCCGTGCGTAAACTCATCACTCCGCGGCTCTACGCTACGATCTTCATGCTGTTTTTTCTGACTATTCTGGCGAACACGTTCGGTATAGCCGGTGGCGCACTGGTGAGTATCGGGCTGCTGGGACTCAACGGGTCGTCCTATTTTCATAATTCTTATCGCGCACTTGCCTATGGCGACGTCGTTCAAGGGCTCACAAAGCCGCTTTTTTCGGCGTTTATCATCGCCACTGTCGGCTGCTACTTCGGCATGACCACGAAGGGCGGAACCCAAGGCGTCGGCCGCTCCACGACACAAGCCGTGGTTGTCTCCTCCGTCTTTATCATCATCGTCGACCTGATCGTCACGCGCGCGATGATCGGCATCTTCGGCAAGTAA
- a CDS encoding TonB-dependent receptor, with the protein MRLLRYSLVLVVLCLSYAGFGQNASTSLRGLVTDPAGAAIPGASVVIVNAANGVRVDAVTNSQGEYSLQQIAPGTYTITATAPGFGKFTTTAQLLVAQPATVNMKLQVSADVVSVDVSAATETINTTDATIGNAINNETIMQLPSEGRNPQTLLALQPGVLFIGSNTQSTESRNGVVSGARSDQTNITLDGVDNNNQVNPAAFSGVLRNSLDATEQFRVTTSSSNADTGRSSGGQVNLVTKSGTNQIHGSTYWYNRSNLGVANDWFNKAAQINSGLPNTPGHLIRNTYGISLGGPLKKDKIFLFGNYEGNRQNEAAPTVRTVPTDSLRAGNLMYTADDGSNVTLTPSQFASMDPNCFANGTCPWGPGVNPNSIALFQLYPHSNGFTEGDGLNTGSYSFAASVPEIQNVYIARLDYNINEKHRIYVRASMQNDADSFAPYYPGQPASQKDTDNSKGISANYTWTPTANIVNNLRYGFIRQSIASTGAGNGQYVTFRSLDTPEARTRSSATIVPTHNILDDYTWTRGRHTVQVGVNYRRFTYQNTTNANSYSGASANYAWMLESGFAGIGGSFDPAAFGFPNVSDGFGTNYNLAVSMLAGLTNEETANFNYKLSADGTTGTLLGVGVPVDRSFRSNEFEYYVQDAFRPLPNLTLTAGLRHTILQTPYETNGQQVQPTIDMHQWFLTRGQQAAVGNSVQPDISFAPSGQARGAKPFYPMNWHNIAPRLAIAFAPAPEGGTWLNKLLGGAGRSSIRVGYGMYYDHYGQGLVTNYSKSGSFSLSSSITNPASVQTADTTPRFTGLHNLPNLVPSAPSSIGYPQTPSNDPSGTGFAITYGLDDHLQTPYSHVFNLSFQRELPGGFTLEANYVGRLGRHLLQSIDLAQPLDLVDPKSGMDYYTAGTMMSQFVDQGRTDVPTIPYWENLFPGAAGPSGGGPVGSSATQNIYDNEWVFARGNETAALYDLDIACTMGCPNGPGRFWPLQYSSLYVTSSNGTSSYHAGQFVLRHPMAHNVQIDLSYTYSKSLDLGSDSESNPTNVFLPSGAAANFGMILDAWNPRKNYAVSDFDTAHLLTADWVWLMPFGRGQHYGGNVSHLVDALIGNWNLAGIARVSSGLPFGISDGLGWSTNWEWQSNMVQTGPIKMRKHQDANGSPQAFDDPIAAAANMRSPYPGEAGQRNQFRGDGYFDVDLGLHKGFHFGDRYLLNLAGEVFNLTNSTRFDVHSLDTGSTDGPQMGVYSATLTQYRRMQVSARFQF; encoded by the coding sequence TGAACATGAAGCTGCAGGTGAGTGCAGATGTGGTGTCGGTGGATGTCTCAGCTGCGACGGAAACGATCAATACGACAGACGCTACGATCGGCAACGCGATCAACAATGAGACAATCATGCAGCTGCCAAGCGAGGGCCGCAATCCGCAGACTCTGCTCGCGCTGCAACCGGGCGTTCTGTTCATCGGAAGCAACACGCAGTCGACAGAGAGCCGGAACGGTGTTGTGAGTGGAGCGCGATCCGACCAGACGAATATTACGTTGGACGGCGTGGATAACAACAATCAGGTGAATCCTGCGGCCTTCAGCGGTGTTCTTCGCAACAGCCTGGACGCGACGGAGCAGTTTCGCGTGACGACCTCAAGCTCGAACGCTGATACCGGACGGTCTTCGGGGGGACAAGTGAATCTGGTGACGAAGTCCGGAACAAACCAGATCCATGGGTCGACGTATTGGTATAACCGCAGCAATCTTGGCGTTGCGAACGACTGGTTCAACAAGGCGGCGCAGATCAACTCCGGGTTGCCGAATACGCCGGGCCACCTGATCCGTAACACCTATGGAATTTCGCTGGGCGGCCCGCTGAAGAAAGACAAGATATTCCTGTTTGGAAACTATGAGGGCAACCGGCAGAACGAAGCGGCGCCTACGGTTCGAACGGTTCCGACGGATTCATTACGAGCGGGAAACCTGATGTACACGGCTGACGATGGAAGCAATGTGACGCTGACGCCGAGCCAGTTTGCGAGCATGGATCCCAACTGCTTCGCCAATGGAACCTGCCCATGGGGCCCCGGTGTCAACCCGAACTCCATCGCGCTGTTCCAGTTGTACCCACATAGCAATGGGTTTACAGAAGGCGATGGTCTTAACACCGGCTCGTATAGCTTCGCTGCTTCGGTGCCGGAGATACAGAATGTCTACATCGCGCGGCTGGATTACAACATCAACGAGAAGCACCGGATCTATGTTCGAGCGAGCATGCAGAACGACGCCGATTCGTTTGCTCCCTATTATCCAGGTCAGCCGGCGAGCCAAAAAGACACGGACAATTCGAAGGGCATCTCTGCCAACTACACCTGGACGCCAACCGCGAACATTGTGAACAACCTGCGGTATGGATTCATTCGCCAGAGCATTGCATCGACAGGCGCTGGCAACGGGCAGTATGTCACCTTCCGATCGCTGGATACGCCTGAGGCAAGGACGCGCAGCAGTGCGACGATCGTGCCGACACACAACATCCTCGACGACTACACCTGGACAAGGGGCCGGCATACGGTGCAGGTGGGTGTGAACTATCGACGGTTCACATATCAGAACACTACGAACGCTAACTCCTATTCGGGCGCGTCCGCGAATTATGCGTGGATGCTGGAATCTGGTTTCGCCGGGATCGGTGGCAGCTTCGATCCTGCTGCATTCGGTTTCCCCAACGTATCGGATGGTTTCGGGACCAACTACAACCTTGCGGTCAGCATGCTCGCCGGGTTGACAAACGAGGAGACGGCAAACTTCAACTACAAGCTCTCTGCCGATGGCACGACGGGAACGCTACTTGGGGTTGGAGTGCCGGTGGATCGCAGCTTCCGTTCGAATGAGTTTGAGTATTACGTGCAGGACGCCTTTCGTCCATTGCCGAACCTGACGCTTACTGCAGGCCTTCGCCACACCATTTTGCAGACGCCATACGAGACGAACGGACAGCAGGTCCAGCCGACGATCGATATGCACCAATGGTTTCTAACGCGTGGCCAACAGGCAGCGGTCGGCAACAGCGTACAGCCGGATATCTCATTTGCGCCCTCTGGCCAGGCACGCGGCGCCAAGCCCTTCTATCCGATGAACTGGCACAATATCGCACCGCGCCTTGCCATCGCGTTTGCGCCCGCGCCTGAGGGAGGCACGTGGTTGAACAAACTGCTGGGCGGAGCTGGAAGGAGTTCGATCCGCGTCGGCTATGGCATGTACTACGATCACTACGGGCAGGGCCTGGTGACGAACTACAGCAAGTCAGGATCGTTCTCGCTGTCGAGTTCGATTACTAACCCCGCGAGCGTCCAGACGGCAGACACGACGCCGCGCTTTACCGGGCTGCATAATCTTCCTAATTTGGTTCCTTCCGCGCCATCGAGTATCGGATATCCGCAGACGCCTTCCAACGATCCTAGCGGTACGGGGTTTGCGATCACATACGGCCTGGACGATCATCTGCAGACGCCGTACTCGCATGTCTTCAATCTTTCCTTCCAGCGCGAACTTCCTGGCGGGTTCACACTTGAAGCCAATTATGTTGGCCGGCTGGGCAGACACCTCCTCCAATCGATCGATCTTGCCCAGCCTCTCGATCTGGTGGACCCAAAATCCGGCATGGACTACTACACCGCCGGAACGATGATGTCGCAGTTCGTCGATCAGGGACGTACTGACGTGCCGACGATCCCTTATTGGGAGAACCTCTTTCCGGGGGCAGCGGGACCGTCTGGCGGCGGACCGGTAGGCTCTTCTGCGACGCAGAACATCTACGACAACGAGTGGGTGTTTGCCCGTGGAAACGAGACAGCAGCTTTGTACGATCTTGATATTGCGTGCACCATGGGCTGCCCCAATGGACCTGGACGCTTCTGGCCGCTACAGTACTCCTCGCTGTATGTGACCTCGTCCAACGGGACGAGTTCGTATCACGCGGGCCAGTTCGTTCTTCGTCATCCAATGGCGCACAATGTGCAGATCGATTTGAGCTACACTTATTCGAAGTCGCTCGACTTAGGTTCTGACTCAGAGAGCAATCCGACCAACGTATTCCTTCCAAGTGGAGCCGCAGCGAACTTCGGCATGATTCTGGACGCATGGAATCCCCGTAAAAATTACGCTGTGTCGGATTTTGACACCGCACATCTGTTGACGGCCGATTGGGTATGGCTGATGCCGTTCGGCCGTGGACAGCATTATGGTGGCAATGTGAGCCATCTTGTGGATGCGCTGATCGGCAACTGGAACCTTGCAGGAATTGCGCGCGTATCCAGCGGGCTGCCGTTCGGTATCTCCGATGGCCTTGGATGGTCGACAAACTGGGAGTGGCAGAGCAACATGGTGCAGACCGGCCCGATCAAGATGCGGAAACATCAAGATGCAAACGGCAGTCCACAGGCGTTCGACGATCCTATTGCTGCAGCTGCCAACATGCGCAGTCCTTATCCTGGCGAGGCGGGCCAGAGGAACCAGTTCCGTGGCGACGGGTACTTTGATGTCGACCTGGGACTGCATAAAGGGTTTCATTTTGGCGATCGCTATCTGTTAAATCTGGCGGGTGAGGTGTTTAATTTGACGAATAGCACACGGTTCGATGTGCACTCACTTGATACCGGATCAACCGACGGGCCTCAGATGGGTGTTTATAGCGCGACGCTGACGCAGTATCGGCGTATGCAGGTGTCGGCTCGGTTCCAGTTCTAG
- a CDS encoding ABC transporter ATP-binding protein, which produces MPDLISSDVLERPQAEEAGAPVVVFDDVSISFDEKPVLENISFSVARGETRIILGPAGGGKSVLMKLANGLLRPDSGTIQVFGEDITTMREVDLFKLRARIGMVFQESALFDSLSVEDNVAYRLHEEGMPEEEAHARVVEALQFVELEQAIAKFPPELSGGMRRRVSIARAIITKPDLILYDSPTAGLDPITSTTIVELVIKQRDVSHTTSLMITHRLQDAFLLAMHRFDEKTGKIEPIPNGGIDDSTKFLVLNEGRIVFDGTTLELVRTDDAWLKEYLA; this is translated from the coding sequence ATGCCAGACCTTATCAGCAGCGACGTTTTGGAAAGACCGCAGGCCGAGGAAGCCGGAGCACCCGTCGTTGTCTTTGACGATGTCTCGATCAGCTTCGACGAGAAGCCCGTCCTCGAAAATATCTCATTTAGCGTCGCACGCGGAGAGACGAGGATCATCCTGGGACCGGCCGGTGGGGGCAAATCGGTCCTGATGAAGCTGGCCAACGGACTGCTACGGCCTGACTCAGGGACGATTCAGGTCTTCGGCGAGGATATTACGACCATGCGGGAGGTCGATCTATTCAAACTGCGAGCGCGCATTGGTATGGTCTTTCAGGAGTCTGCGCTATTCGATTCGCTCTCCGTCGAAGACAATGTTGCGTACCGGCTTCATGAAGAAGGGATGCCCGAAGAGGAAGCGCATGCGCGCGTTGTGGAGGCGCTGCAGTTTGTCGAACTGGAACAGGCGATTGCGAAGTTTCCGCCTGAGCTCTCTGGAGGCATGCGCCGTCGCGTATCAATCGCACGGGCCATCATCACCAAGCCAGACCTGATCCTCTATGATTCTCCGACGGCAGGCCTTGATCCGATTACGTCAACAACCATTGTGGAGCTCGTGATCAAGCAGCGGGATGTCTCCCATACGACATCGCTGATGATTACACATAGGTTACAGGATGCGTTTCTTCTGGCCATGCACAGGTTCGACGAGAAGACGGGCAAGATTGAGCCGATCCCAAATGGTGGAATCGATGACAGTACAAAGTTCCTGGTGCTGAACGAGGGGAGGATCGTCTTCGACGGTACGACGCTGGAACTGGTTCGTACGGACGATGCATGGCTGAAGGAATATCTTGCCTGA
- a CDS encoding biotin transporter BioY — translation MQSAISSPSGLAHSSASFQKTLTGRIILAVAATGLVAVCAHISLPLPFTPVPLTLQTFAVILVGMALGPVAGFSAMVLYLAQGATGLPVFTPHGPGGIAQLMGPTAGFLFSYPLAAASAGWVVRAPGSRASRFTRAVFAGCVASLFIFALGAGWLASLLHLNASATWHLAIAPFLPGEAIKITAAAGIYSTFERWRRS, via the coding sequence ATGCAATCCGCCATCTCTTCTCCCTCCGGTCTCGCGCACAGTTCAGCCTCTTTCCAGAAGACGCTGACTGGAAGAATTATCCTTGCCGTTGCGGCCACTGGACTTGTCGCCGTGTGCGCGCATATTTCGCTGCCACTTCCCTTCACTCCCGTGCCGCTTACGCTCCAGACATTCGCCGTCATTCTTGTGGGCATGGCTCTGGGGCCTGTTGCCGGGTTCTCGGCGATGGTTCTGTATCTTGCTCAGGGTGCTACGGGTTTGCCGGTATTCACCCCGCATGGTCCAGGTGGCATTGCCCAATTGATGGGTCCGACGGCTGGTTTTCTTTTCTCTTATCCGTTGGCTGCGGCTTCTGCCGGGTGGGTTGTTCGCGCGCCAGGTAGTCGGGCATCGCGATTTACGCGAGCCGTATTTGCGGGCTGCGTGGCCAGCTTGTTCATCTTCGCGCTTGGCGCTGGTTGGCTGGCGAGCCTGCTCCACCTGAATGCATCAGCGACCTGGCATCTGGCAATCGCGCCCTTCCTTCCGGGCGAGGCGATCAAGATTACGGCAGCGGCCGGCATCTACAGTACATTCGAACGCTGGCGCCGCTCCTGA
- a CDS encoding menaquinone biosynthesis family protein, with the protein MSTTSTAIQEISIAHSPDSDDAFMFYGLATNKVRVPGYKFTHTLTDIETLNQRAIKEAFYDVTAISFHAYPYLQDKYTLMACGGSVGEGYGPMIVASRKLSLDAFKKTKIAVPGTLTTAYLTLKLFAPEIETAVVPFDKIIPAVVAGEYDAGLIIHEGQLTYAKDGLVKLLDLGQWWREQTGLPLPLGGNAIRRSLGAETLLTTTNALRDSIQHALDNREEALAYAMQFARDLDTSLANRFVGMYVNERTLNYGPDGREAIKKLLDMGFERGIIPHKANVDFVG; encoded by the coding sequence ATGAGCACAACCAGCACCGCGATTCAAGAAATCAGCATTGCCCACAGCCCCGACTCCGATGACGCATTCATGTTCTACGGACTCGCAACCAACAAGGTCCGTGTTCCAGGTTACAAGTTCACCCATACCCTGACCGATATTGAAACGCTGAATCAGCGAGCCATCAAAGAAGCCTTCTATGACGTAACCGCGATCTCCTTCCACGCTTATCCCTACTTGCAGGACAAGTACACCTTGATGGCCTGCGGTGGGAGCGTCGGCGAGGGTTATGGGCCGATGATCGTCGCCAGCCGTAAGCTATCGCTCGATGCTTTCAAGAAGACGAAAATTGCTGTTCCGGGGACTCTGACGACTGCATATTTGACGTTGAAGTTGTTCGCGCCAGAGATCGAAACGGCAGTCGTACCGTTCGATAAGATCATCCCGGCCGTTGTCGCGGGCGAGTATGATGCCGGACTCATCATCCATGAAGGACAGCTTACCTATGCAAAGGACGGCCTGGTAAAACTGCTGGATCTCGGCCAGTGGTGGAGAGAACAGACTGGCCTTCCGCTGCCTCTGGGCGGCAACGCAATCCGCCGATCGCTCGGAGCGGAGACGCTGCTGACGACGACCAATGCACTTCGCGACAGCATTCAGCATGCTCTCGACAACCGCGAAGAGGCGTTAGCCTATGCGATGCAGTTCGCGCGTGATCTGGATACATCGCTCGCCAATCGCTTTGTGGGCATGTACGTAAACGAGCGCACGTTGAACTATGGACCCGACGGAAGAGAGGCCATCAAAAAGCTGCTTGACATGGGCTTTGAGCGCGGCATCATTCCGCACAAAGCGAATGTTGATTTTGTTGGCTAA
- a CDS encoding FtsB family cell division protein: MSRSITARSDGGRSSAIVRLYGRAHAGWRRIATGAAAVLAIAMGYHVIFGQNGLTVYQQKRQDARTLDSQLHDLQRENELLKGHVDRLQNDPNAIEHQAREELHYTRPGEVIYTMPATTPASTVSVPASTSKQ; this comes from the coding sequence ATGTCACGTTCAATCACAGCACGCTCAGATGGAGGTCGGTCCTCCGCCATCGTGCGTCTGTATGGCCGCGCCCACGCCGGCTGGCGAAGGATCGCTACCGGAGCGGCTGCTGTCCTTGCGATTGCGATGGGCTATCACGTCATCTTCGGGCAGAACGGACTTACCGTGTACCAACAGAAGCGCCAGGATGCGCGAACGCTGGACAGCCAGCTACACGATCTGCAAAGAGAAAACGAGCTGCTCAAGGGGCATGTCGATCGGCTGCAGAACGACCCTAACGCGATCGAGCACCAGGCCCGTGAGGAGTTGCACTACACCCGTCCGGGTGAGGTGATCTACACCATGCCTGCCACGACACCCGCAAGCACGGTATCCGTCCCGGCCAGCACGTCCAAACAATAG
- a CDS encoding flavin reductase family protein: MKFNMEEATHRQTYNLLIGLVAPRPIAWITSMSEDGRLNAAPFSAYNYLCTDPPIIGVGVTDRPTASFVPKDTARNIRRTGEFVVNVVTEDLARQMNVCATDFPSDVEELDVAGLTTAPSQVVKVPRIEQAHAALECREYTTMEIGRSRIILGRVVSIYIEDKFVDPAGPYIRAEELHAIGRMNGLGSYVKTRDSFLTIPRISFEEWKQGKR, encoded by the coding sequence ATGAAGTTCAACATGGAAGAAGCTACACATCGCCAAACTTACAATCTACTGATCGGTTTGGTAGCGCCGAGGCCCATCGCATGGATCACAAGCATGAGCGAGGATGGGCGTTTGAACGCCGCACCCTTCAGTGCTTACAACTATCTTTGTACGGATCCACCGATCATCGGTGTAGGCGTAACTGACCGTCCCACTGCGAGTTTCGTCCCCAAAGACACCGCGCGTAACATTCGCCGCACGGGCGAGTTCGTGGTCAATGTCGTGACGGAAGACCTGGCCCGCCAGATGAACGTCTGTGCTACGGACTTTCCTTCAGATGTTGAGGAACTCGATGTGGCTGGCCTTACCACAGCGCCCTCACAGGTCGTGAAGGTGCCGCGCATCGAGCAGGCCCACGCTGCACTTGAGTGCCGCGAGTACACGACCATGGAGATCGGACGCTCGCGCATCATCCTGGGGAGGGTCGTTTCCATCTACATCGAGGACAAGTTCGTCGACCCTGCTGGCCCCTACATACGTGCCGAAGAGCTTCACGCCATCGGTCGCATGAACGGCCTGGGTTCCTACGTCAAAACTCGCGATTCTTTCCTGACGATCCCACGCATCTCGTTTGAAGAATGGAAGCAAGGTAAGCGATAG